The Anaerohalosphaeraceae bacterium genome has a window encoding:
- a CDS encoding fumarate hydratase has protein sequence MRSLAFETIVRTVAELCIHAAYELPADVLAAVRRAAQTESNPQARQILEQLLENARIASAERIPICQDTGLTVVFAELGSRVVIEPPADNPSATLTDAIQQGVARAAQEGLLRKSVVADPLHQRRNTNTNTPAFIHWSLVPGEQLRLSVILKGGGCENKSAFRMFKPTESPQTVCRWIVEQVRNAGADACPPFVVGVGLGGDFEVCCLLSKKALLRPLGSRHPDAFYAALEEDLLRDINALGVGPQGLGGDTTALGVQIETAPCHIASLPAAVNIECHAHRHASAVL, from the coding sequence ATGCGCTCGCTGGCGTTTGAGACCATCGTCAGAACCGTTGCGGAGTTGTGTATTCACGCCGCCTACGAACTGCCGGCGGATGTTCTGGCGGCTGTCCGAAGGGCTGCCCAGACTGAGTCGAATCCGCAGGCGCGGCAGATTCTCGAACAGCTCTTGGAAAACGCACGGATTGCCTCCGCCGAACGCATCCCGATTTGTCAGGATACGGGGCTGACGGTTGTTTTTGCCGAACTGGGCAGCCGCGTGGTGATAGAGCCGCCGGCGGACAATCCTTCCGCCACGCTGACGGATGCCATTCAGCAGGGTGTGGCACGGGCTGCCCAGGAAGGGCTGCTTCGCAAAAGCGTCGTTGCCGACCCGCTGCATCAGCGGCGCAACACAAACACCAATACTCCTGCTTTTATTCACTGGAGTCTTGTGCCCGGCGAACAGCTGCGGCTCAGTGTCATCCTCAAAGGCGGCGGCTGCGAAAACAAAAGTGCTTTTCGAATGTTCAAACCGACCGAATCACCTCAGACCGTCTGCCGCTGGATTGTCGAGCAGGTCCGAAACGCCGGAGCGGATGCCTGTCCGCCCTTTGTCGTCGGGGTGGGTCTGGGGGGCGATTTTGAAGTCTGCTGTCTGCTGAGCAAAAAGGCGCTGCTGCGTCCATTGGGCAGCCGGCATCCGGATGCGTTTTACGCCGCCCTCGAGGAGGATTTGCTTCGGGATATCAACGCTCTGGGGGTCGGGCCGCAGGGGCTGGGCGGAGACACCACCGCCCTGGGCGTTCAGATTGAAACGGCTCCCTGTCATATTGCCTCGCTGCCGGCGGCCGTCAATATCGAATGCCACGCCCACCGACATGCCTCCGCCGTTTTGTAG
- a CDS encoding MgtC/SapB family protein: MDLDFWNWPFWMPFFSSVLLGGLIGLEREIRRKPAGLRTNILICLAASLFTHLALSISDDSLETASRILQGVITGVGFIGAGAVIRGTHETHGITTAATIWLVTGIGIACGFGLYEAAVGVTVIALIILWGLIPLDRRLRNLENDRTRPDNPF; the protein is encoded by the coding sequence ATGGACCTGGATTTCTGGAATTGGCCGTTTTGGATGCCGTTTTTCAGTTCTGTTCTTCTTGGGGGACTGATTGGTCTGGAACGGGAAATTCGCCGCAAACCGGCCGGCTTGAGGACCAATATCCTGATTTGTTTGGCAGCCTCTCTCTTTACTCATCTCGCCCTGTCCATCAGCGATGACTCCCTCGAGACCGCCTCCCGCATCCTGCAGGGCGTCATTACCGGCGTGGGCTTTATCGGAGCCGGAGCGGTCATTCGCGGCACCCACGAAACACACGGAATCACCACGGCAGCGACAATTTGGCTGGTTACCGGCATCGGCATTGCCTGCGGATTCGGGCTGTATGAGGCCGCCGTGGGAGTGACGGTCATCGCCCTGATTATCCTCTGGGGCCTGATTCCGCTGGACCGCCGACTCCGAAATCTGGAAAATGACCGGACAAGGCCGGATAATCCGTTCTGA
- the cysD gene encoding sulfate adenylyltransferase subunit CysD produces the protein MDYLDELESQSIYIFREAYRSFKDLVMLWSIGKDSTVLLWLARKAFFGHVPFPLMHIDTSFKIPEMIEYRDRFARQWKLKLIVGMNREAIDSRQTFPDGAVSRLQCCAALKTEALRHTLSGRWPRRILDPDSGEFYTVENGPPFTGVIVGARADEEGSRSKERYFSPRGQESDWEVSDQPPELWNQFKTDFAPGTHVRIHPLLDWTELNIWEYIQRENIPVVSLYFDQGYGRRYRSLGCWPCTAPVESTAKTVAEIIEELRSGKFAHIAERSGRQQDKEDGSGLETLRRSGYM, from the coding sequence ATGGATTATCTGGATGAACTTGAATCTCAGAGCATTTATATTTTTCGAGAGGCCTACCGCTCCTTTAAGGACCTGGTGATGCTCTGGTCCATCGGCAAGGACAGCACTGTGCTTCTGTGGCTGGCCCGCAAAGCCTTCTTCGGTCATGTTCCGTTTCCTTTGATGCACATTGATACCTCTTTTAAGATTCCGGAGATGATTGAATATCGGGACCGATTTGCCCGGCAATGGAAGCTCAAACTGATTGTCGGGATGAATCGGGAGGCGATTGACAGCCGACAGACGTTCCCCGACGGAGCCGTCAGCCGTCTCCAGTGCTGTGCGGCTCTGAAAACCGAGGCCCTCAGGCACACCCTCAGCGGACGGTGGCCGCGGCGCATTCTGGACCCGGACAGCGGCGAATTTTATACGGTGGAAAACGGTCCTCCCTTTACGGGTGTGATTGTGGGGGCCCGCGCGGATGAAGAGGGCAGCCGCAGCAAAGAACGTTATTTTTCCCCGCGCGGTCAGGAAAGCGACTGGGAGGTCAGTGACCAGCCGCCGGAACTGTGGAATCAATTTAAGACGGATTTCGCCCCGGGAACCCATGTGCGGATTCATCCGCTGCTGGACTGGACCGAGCTGAACATCTGGGAGTACATCCAGCGGGAAAATATCCCGGTGGTTTCGCTGTATTTTGATCAGGGCTACGGCCGGCGCTATCGTTCTCTCGGGTGCTGGCCGTGCACGGCCCCGGTGGAATCCACAGCCAAGACGGTGGCGGAGATTATCGAGGAGCTTCGCAGCGGGAAATTCGCCCATATCGCGGAGCGCTCCGGGCGGCAGCAGGATAAGGAAGACGGCAGCGGATTAGAGACCCTCCGCCGAAGCGGATATATGTAA
- a CDS encoding nitrite/sulfite reductase — MDQSYSQENKRVPQEPQRLWGTYPQKQEGLCMQRIPFPGGRITWQQWRTAVQLALRFTPDTPLHLTTRQDIELHNVRQADVPVLYQELERAGLCTYGACGDSIRNITVSPACDLHPDDFDLLPAARLLHQMLSEQAAERPLPRKFKISFCGLQDNRGGPYISDLGFLVRADGTFRVVGAGSLGPIPRTGMDLYEQVPAEAVLPLAAAALEMFIELGDRNNRSRARLRHIRERLGDELFRKELDRRFQALRRRQVWPVVPLPHGRSGLRRLYTLQLPGGDLPARAALELARAAQSAGAVLRMTLSHSMELYGDALFPLPATLEPFANLPCVVACPGLASCPRALADARQIGIQIQQTAARRFAGRRIAVSGCPNGCAQSAVADIGLIGRRKTLDGRQQECFDVYLNGGQGQSPQLGQRAETVPAEQIESWLRNYLEQSKGCEGVIRSSNPAAVPDGPPVQGSGE; from the coding sequence ATGGACCAATCGTATTCGCAAGAAAACAAGCGTGTGCCGCAGGAGCCCCAGCGGCTTTGGGGTACTTACCCGCAAAAGCAGGAGGGGCTCTGTATGCAGCGGATTCCGTTTCCGGGCGGACGAATCACCTGGCAGCAGTGGCGGACTGCTGTCCAGCTGGCCCTTCGTTTTACGCCGGATACACCGCTGCATTTGACAACCCGGCAGGACATCGAGCTGCACAATGTCCGTCAAGCCGATGTACCTGTTCTCTATCAGGAACTGGAGCGGGCGGGCCTGTGCACCTACGGTGCCTGCGGCGACTCCATCCGAAATATCACAGTTTCGCCTGCCTGCGATCTGCATCCGGACGATTTTGACCTGCTGCCGGCGGCCCGGCTGCTGCATCAGATGCTCAGCGAACAGGCTGCTGAGCGGCCGCTGCCGCGAAAATTCAAAATCAGTTTCTGTGGGCTGCAGGACAATCGAGGGGGGCCTTACATCAGCGATTTGGGATTCCTTGTCCGTGCGGACGGGACCTTTCGGGTTGTCGGGGCCGGTTCCCTGGGGCCGATCCCCCGGACCGGCATGGACCTGTATGAGCAGGTGCCGGCGGAAGCGGTTCTGCCGCTGGCGGCGGCGGCCCTGGAGATGTTTATCGAACTGGGGGACCGAAACAACCGTTCCCGGGCCCGGCTGCGGCACATTCGGGAGCGGCTCGGAGATGAGCTGTTTCGAAAGGAACTGGACCGGCGATTCCAGGCGCTTCGCCGGCGGCAGGTCTGGCCTGTTGTACCGCTGCCGCACGGACGGAGCGGTCTCCGTCGGCTTTATACCCTCCAGCTGCCCGGCGGCGATTTGCCGGCCCGGGCGGCGCTGGAACTGGCTCGGGCCGCTCAATCTGCCGGAGCCGTTTTGCGAATGACCCTCTCCCACAGCATGGAATTATATGGGGATGCCCTGTTCCCGCTGCCGGCCACTCTGGAACCGTTTGCGAATCTGCCGTGCGTGGTTGCCTGCCCTGGATTGGCCAGCTGCCCGCGGGCCCTGGCGGATGCCAGACAAATCGGGATACAAATCCAGCAGACGGCCGCACGGCGTTTCGCCGGCCGGAGAATTGCGGTCTCCGGCTGCCCGAACGGATGTGCCCAAAGTGCTGTGGCCGACATCGGGCTGATTGGACGGCGGAAAACCCTGGACGGCCGGCAGCAGGAGTGCTTCGATGTGTACCTCAACGGCGGACAGGGGCAATCTCCCCAACTGGGACAAAGAGCCGAAACCGTTCCGGCGGAGCAGATTGAATCCTGGCTTCGAAACTATTTGGAGCAGTCGAAGGGATGCGAAGGGGTTATTCGCTCATCAAACCCGGCAGCAGTTCCGGATGGTCCACCTGTTCAAGGGTCTGGCGAATGA
- a CDS encoding DUF2061 domain-containing protein, protein METHYRSVLKAVSYRLTGTAVTIITAWVVTGYPSSALKIGLLDVLVKILVFYCHERLWNRVPIGKLKSPEYEI, encoded by the coding sequence ATGGAAACGCATTATCGCAGTGTCTTGAAGGCTGTCAGCTACCGCCTAACCGGAACGGCGGTCACGATTATAACGGCCTGGGTGGTCACAGGGTATCCCAGTTCAGCCCTGAAAATCGGTCTGCTGGATGTGCTCGTCAAAATCCTCGTCTTTTACTGTCACGAACGTTTGTGGAATCGCGTTCCTATCGGAAAACTGAAATCCCCGGAATATGAAATATGA
- a CDS encoding GTP-binding protein: MTASSTAGLLSGRNRQQMNIVVIGHVDHGKSTLIGRLLADTGSLPKGKLESVQAYCARNAKPFEYAFLLDALKEEQAQGITIDTARCFFKSSRREYIILDAPGHVEFLKNMISGAARAEAALLLIDAKEGIRENSRRHGYLLSLLGIRQIAVAVNKMDLADYRRDVFETIQKDYTAFLQQVKLQPRFFIPVSARFGDNLCTRSARMSWYDGPTVLEAMDRFEKEPAGREKPFRFPVQDVYKFTEEGDDRRIAAGRVETGTVRVGDEVVFLPSGKRSRIASIEGFNKPPQTEACAGQSTGFTLTEQVYIPPNQILCRADQPPARTGTCLKVNLFWMGRQPMVKGKRYKLKLAAARESVWLREIYTVLDATDLSTDSRSCQIERHDVAECLLETLRPVAFDRVSEIAQTGRFVIIDNYEIAGGGIILDAIAPEKDWLSEHVQRRQMYWQRSRIRPQNRSERYKQNAALVLLCGPNGVGKSEIAKTLEEQLFSAGRMVYYLGLDNSLLGVDSDLQTADERDEYIRRLGEIAHLFADAGLILITAISHLDDYELQAIRTLNQPYPCLVVAIGPHRLVHSRPDLHLDNPADVPEVIEKIKCLLAREHYLLEYHL, from the coding sequence ATGACAGCATCCTCGACCGCCGGACTTTTGTCCGGGCGGAATCGGCAGCAGATGAATATTGTTGTGATCGGCCATGTCGATCACGGGAAAAGCACACTGATTGGGCGGCTTTTGGCCGATACCGGCTCGCTGCCCAAGGGAAAACTGGAATCGGTTCAGGCCTATTGCGCCCGCAATGCCAAACCCTTTGAGTATGCTTTTCTGCTGGATGCCCTGAAAGAAGAGCAGGCACAGGGCATCACCATTGACACGGCCCGATGCTTTTTCAAGTCTTCCCGGCGGGAATACATCATCCTGGATGCTCCCGGTCATGTTGAATTCCTCAAGAATATGATATCCGGTGCAGCCCGGGCGGAAGCGGCGCTGCTGCTGATTGATGCCAAGGAAGGGATCCGGGAAAACTCCCGGCGGCACGGCTATCTGCTGAGCCTGCTGGGCATTCGGCAGATTGCTGTGGCTGTCAACAAAATGGATTTGGCGGACTATCGCCGGGATGTCTTTGAAACGATTCAAAAGGACTATACCGCGTTTCTGCAGCAGGTGAAGCTTCAGCCGCGTTTTTTCATACCGGTCAGCGCCCGCTTCGGAGACAATCTGTGCACCCGCTCTGCGCGGATGAGCTGGTATGACGGCCCGACGGTTTTGGAAGCGATGGACCGGTTTGAAAAAGAGCCTGCCGGACGTGAAAAACCCTTTCGATTTCCGGTGCAGGATGTGTACAAGTTCACGGAGGAAGGCGACGACCGCCGAATTGCGGCCGGGCGTGTGGAAACCGGAACCGTTCGGGTGGGCGATGAGGTGGTTTTCCTGCCGTCGGGCAAGCGGTCCCGAATTGCTTCCATCGAAGGATTTAACAAGCCGCCGCAGACCGAAGCCTGTGCAGGCCAGTCCACCGGTTTTACCCTGACTGAACAGGTTTACATTCCGCCCAATCAGATTCTCTGCCGGGCTGACCAGCCGCCTGCCCGAACCGGAACCTGTCTGAAGGTCAATCTTTTCTGGATGGGCCGGCAGCCTATGGTCAAGGGAAAACGATATAAACTTAAGCTGGCAGCTGCCCGGGAGTCCGTCTGGCTTCGGGAGATTTACACTGTTTTGGATGCGACTGACCTGAGCACAGACAGCCGGAGCTGCCAGATTGAACGGCATGATGTGGCTGAATGTCTGCTGGAAACCCTTCGTCCTGTGGCCTTCGACCGGGTATCGGAGATTGCGCAAACGGGGCGTTTTGTCATAATCGACAACTACGAAATTGCCGGCGGCGGCATCATTCTGGATGCCATCGCTCCTGAAAAAGACTGGCTGTCTGAACATGTTCAGAGACGCCAGATGTACTGGCAGCGAAGCCGGATTCGACCGCAGAACCGTTCGGAACGCTACAAGCAGAACGCCGCCCTGGTTCTGCTGTGCGGGCCGAACGGGGTCGGCAAATCTGAAATTGCCAAAACCCTCGAAGAACAGCTGTTCAGCGCCGGCCGGATGGTCTATTATCTCGGACTGGATAATTCCCTGCTCGGCGTTGATTCCGACCTGCAGACCGCGGATGAGCGGGATGAGTACATCCGCCGGCTCGGCGAAATCGCCCATCTGTTTGCCGATGCCGGTCTGATTCTGATTACTGCCATCAGCCATCTGGACGATTATGAACTTCAGGCGATTCGGACTCTCAATCAGCCGTATCCCTGTCTGGTTGTGGCCATCGGCCCTCATCGGCTTGTGCACAGCCGGCCGGACCTTCACCTTGACAACCCGGCCGATGTTCCGGAGGTAATTGAGAAAATCAAATGCCTGCTGGCTCGTGAACACTATCTGCTCGAATATCATTTGTAG
- a CDS encoding phosphoadenylyl-sulfate reductase has product MNIEVLEQVRRKTHNQPPQEILRTVLEQFGSRIALATSFGAEDQVLTDMLCRLDERPAVFTLDTGRLPQETYEVWEETEKRYGFRIEGLFPDFRQVESMVSEHGINLFYQSIELRKLCCRVRKIEPLKRKLSVLDAWVCGLRRGQSQTRSAVDIVQPDEQFGLVKICPLADWTVEQVWDYIRANRVPYNKLHDRGYPSIGCACCTRAVPAGQDPRSGRWWWETPDQKECGLHWTQPFLYRR; this is encoded by the coding sequence ATGAACATAGAAGTTCTTGAACAGGTTCGCCGCAAAACACACAACCAGCCGCCGCAGGAGATTCTGCGGACAGTCCTGGAGCAGTTTGGAAGCCGTATCGCTCTGGCGACCAGTTTTGGGGCGGAGGACCAGGTGCTGACGGATATGCTCTGCCGGCTTGACGAGAGGCCGGCTGTCTTTACGCTGGACACCGGACGTCTGCCCCAGGAAACCTATGAGGTGTGGGAGGAAACAGAAAAGCGGTACGGATTTCGAATCGAAGGGCTGTTTCCGGATTTTCGACAAGTCGAGTCGATGGTGTCTGAGCACGGAATCAATCTGTTTTATCAGAGCATCGAGCTGCGGAAACTGTGCTGCCGAGTCCGCAAGATTGAACCGCTGAAACGGAAACTGTCTGTTCTGGATGCGTGGGTCTGCGGGCTTCGGCGCGGCCAGTCGCAGACCCGAAGCGCTGTGGACATTGTGCAGCCGGATGAGCAGTTCGGTCTGGTCAAAATCTGTCCGCTGGCCGACTGGACCGTTGAACAGGTCTGGGACTATATTCGTGCGAACCGGGTCCCCTATAACAAACTTCACGACCGCGGATATCCGAGCATCGGCTGTGCCTGCTGTACCCGGGCGGTCCCGGCGGGGCAGGACCCCCGTTCCGGACGCTGGTGGTGGGAAACACCTGACCAGAAAGAATGCGGACTTCACTGGACTCAACCGTTTTTGTACCGGAGGTGA
- a CDS encoding AAA family ATPase: MKPIYVGATLRDSGKTSVCLGLMQLLQEQGLNPGYCKPVGQHYVRYHDKNIDEDGVLMHQVFHLKDDPYYLSPIAIEKGFTQRFIENPDVRPLEEQILQVHQKLSREHPMLIYEGTGHAGVGSCFGLSNARVARLLGAKVVIVTEGGIGRPLDEIALSLALFADHQVEVLGVILNKILPEKYDKIRQTAAKGLRLLGTELVGAMPYEPSLAEFTVGQVAEEFGYKILCGTDALTNRINHTIIAAMEPQHVFRHIEDHTLVIIPGDRIDNILITILLLSRYGDKTGGMILTGGFEPHPTIEPLLRASQIPVLLSDDDTFTVSARMKDLGFKIRSYDTDKIIRLHQMVRDYVDTDRILKALSE; encoded by the coding sequence ATGAAACCGATTTACGTAGGCGCTACGCTTCGCGACAGCGGCAAGACCTCTGTTTGTCTGGGGCTGATGCAGCTGCTTCAGGAGCAGGGACTTAACCCCGGATACTGCAAACCGGTCGGCCAGCATTATGTTCGTTATCACGACAAAAATATCGATGAAGACGGTGTGCTGATGCACCAGGTCTTTCATCTGAAGGATGACCCGTATTACCTCAGCCCGATTGCCATTGAAAAGGGCTTTACCCAGCGGTTTATCGAAAATCCTGATGTCCGTCCGCTGGAAGAGCAGATTCTTCAGGTGCATCAGAAGCTCAGCCGGGAGCACCCGATGCTGATTTACGAAGGAACCGGACATGCGGGCGTCGGCAGCTGCTTTGGGCTTTCCAATGCCCGGGTGGCGCGTCTGCTCGGAGCCAAAGTGGTCATCGTTACCGAAGGCGGCATCGGGCGGCCCCTCGATGAAATCGCTCTGAGTCTGGCCCTGTTTGCCGACCATCAGGTTGAGGTGCTCGGCGTTATTCTCAATAAAATCCTTCCGGAAAAGTACGACAAGATTCGACAAACCGCCGCCAAAGGGCTGCGTCTGCTGGGGACGGAGCTGGTCGGGGCGATGCCGTATGAACCGTCGCTGGCGGAGTTTACCGTCGGACAGGTGGCGGAGGAGTTCGGCTATAAAATCCTGTGCGGTACGGATGCCCTGACCAACCGGATTAATCACACCATTATCGCGGCGATGGAGCCGCAGCACGTCTTCCGGCACATTGAAGACCATACCCTTGTGATTATTCCGGGAGACCGCATCGACAATATTCTCATTACGATTCTGCTGCTGTCGCGATACGGGGACAAAACCGGCGGGATGATTCTGACCGGCGGATTTGAGCCGCACCCGACCATTGAACCGCTTCTTCGGGCCAGCCAGATTCCGGTGCTGCTCAGCGACGACGACACGTTTACCGTCAGCGCCCGGATGAAAGACCTGGGCTTTAAGATTCGCTCCTACGATACGGACAAGATTATCCGGCTCCACCAAATGGTGCGGGATTATGTGGATACCGACCGCATCTTAAAAGCCCTGTCCGAATAA
- a CDS encoding Rrf2 family transcriptional regulator, with amino-acid sequence MTTYGYFQISQKSRYALRALLQLAMLDKRQPASVSRLAQAQQIPSRFLEVILNELRQGGFVLAVRGKQGGYILAKNPRDISAGEIIRFLESSGKQTESNGLPAEGPSSERQLLERINASISRILDSASLEDLAHEEQKRMCSYVANYMI; translated from the coding sequence ATGACAACATATGGGTATTTTCAGATTTCCCAAAAAAGCCGATATGCCCTGCGGGCACTTCTGCAGCTGGCTATGCTGGACAAACGGCAGCCGGCTTCTGTGAGCCGACTGGCTCAGGCCCAGCAGATTCCTTCCCGTTTTTTGGAGGTGATTCTTAATGAACTGCGTCAGGGAGGATTCGTTCTGGCAGTCCGCGGCAAGCAGGGCGGATATATTCTTGCCAAAAATCCCCGTGACATCTCCGCAGGAGAAATCATCCGCTTTTTGGAATCCTCCGGCAAGCAAACGGAAAGCAATGGTCTTCCGGCAGAGGGGCCTTCCAGTGAAAGACAGCTTCTCGAACGAATCAATGCCTCCATTTCTCGGATATTAGATTCTGCAAGTCTTGAAGATTTGGCTCACGAAGAGCAAAAACGAATGTGCTCGTATGTAGCCAACTACATGATTTAA
- a CDS encoding TonB-dependent receptor, translating to MKKPFFKTVGGMWAAGWALSVLAAAEPPPQKRDLFDLSIEELMEIPVFSTASLTKTKPRLVPAAVTTITQEEIAASGARNLFELLDIYVPNFQWIRHHWEPDHMGLRGIMSDHKYLLLVNGRNMNHRTHVGALSERDLVLLSDIHHIDIIRGPGSALYGPGAVSMVINIITHNPSTFEGTEIITRAGAGEEFYSTEIKQGKPFSDGDGGYFWYAGIGKYLGAKSDKAQQIFPLDFPQEMDVPWWDNEPWPDGWGPNPANPPHLPTDGLKAGQPLTKGPISRDGASYRGLPPVKLHFQLQRDNWDIWARYTRGGKDYVMSPQIWARPSWGYADYVFYSFDWETRTGSYKKVRTNTYGYQQGTVYIGYTQELTDSLSLQYAFSYDTFHLVQRRQNRVDEASREDEYYGKAVVQWQPHDRHRFAFGGEISHQELGMKAHGWPDIPPTSPRLPSMPRWSTNLYSVFGEYQWTLSDRWTVFLGGRADDHTYTERMYSPRAALIYTPTDQDTVKLMWSRSVRANIETEMRASAMAGGGNSAPEKLDSVELRWEKKHSKNLETALTGFVHYSLELLGWNAEQSRVTPVGNQREYGIEFETAYRTSTTQVVFSHAYTQLYDFDLAEGSRTYVTAEPYGYGRDLADWSDHVSKIAWRQKLSEQLTVDASLRVYWGFPGMKDYNEYYPYAFDGGRRSFEYDGTTYPDGRPFPEHRFFEPGWKKSYRGNYYLNAGLQYKPSQNLTIGIHGYNLLGIFDKNLNKRNYLAVYGDYRTHAPAAAVTLTYRW from the coding sequence ATGAAAAAACCATTCTTCAAAACTGTCGGGGGGATGTGGGCCGCCGGCTGGGCGCTGTCCGTTCTGGCTGCGGCAGAACCGCCGCCGCAAAAGCGGGACCTGTTTGACCTGTCGATTGAAGAACTGATGGAGATTCCGGTCTTTTCTACGGCCTCGCTGACCAAGACCAAACCGCGGCTGGTGCCGGCCGCCGTAACCACCATCACACAGGAGGAGATTGCCGCCTCCGGGGCGCGGAACCTGTTTGAGCTGCTGGATATTTATGTGCCGAACTTTCAGTGGATTCGTCATCACTGGGAGCCCGACCACATGGGCCTTCGCGGCATCATGAGCGACCATAAGTATCTGCTGCTGGTCAACGGCCGGAATATGAATCACCGCACACACGTCGGGGCCTTAAGCGAACGAGACCTGGTTCTGCTGAGCGATATTCACCACATCGACATCATCCGCGGGCCGGGCTCCGCCCTGTATGGTCCCGGGGCCGTCTCCATGGTCATCAACATCATCACCCACAACCCCTCCACCTTTGAAGGAACCGAAATCATAACTCGTGCCGGCGCGGGTGAAGAGTTTTACAGCACGGAAATCAAACAGGGCAAGCCGTTCAGCGACGGTGACGGCGGATACTTCTGGTATGCCGGCATCGGCAAATATCTGGGGGCCAAATCCGACAAGGCCCAGCAGATTTTTCCATTGGATTTCCCGCAGGAAATGGACGTTCCGTGGTGGGATAATGAGCCCTGGCCGGACGGCTGGGGCCCGAATCCGGCCAATCCGCCCCACCTGCCGACAGACGGTCTGAAAGCAGGTCAGCCGCTGACCAAAGGCCCCATCAGCCGGGACGGGGCGTCGTATCGCGGTCTGCCGCCGGTGAAACTGCATTTCCAGCTTCAAAGAGACAACTGGGACATCTGGGCCCGCTATACACGCGGCGGCAAAGATTATGTGATGTCGCCCCAAATCTGGGCCCGTCCGAGCTGGGGGTATGCCGATTACGTCTTCTACTCGTTCGACTGGGAGACACGGACCGGCTCCTACAAAAAAGTGCGAACCAATACATACGGCTACCAGCAGGGAACCGTCTATATCGGATATACCCAGGAGCTGACCGATTCGCTGTCGCTCCAATATGCCTTCAGTTATGATACGTTTCATCTGGTGCAGCGCCGGCAGAATCGGGTTGACGAGGCCTCCCGGGAAGACGAATACTACGGCAAGGCCGTCGTACAGTGGCAGCCGCATGACAGGCACCGGTTTGCCTTTGGCGGAGAGATTTCCCATCAGGAACTCGGGATGAAAGCCCATGGATGGCCCGATATTCCGCCCACCAGCCCCCGGCTGCCTTCCATGCCGCGCTGGTCCACAAATCTGTACTCTGTGTTTGGAGAATACCAATGGACACTCAGCGACCGCTGGACCGTCTTTCTCGGCGGGCGGGCGGATGACCATACCTATACAGAACGGATGTATTCCCCCCGGGCCGCACTCATCTATACCCCCACGGACCAGGACACAGTCAAACTGATGTGGTCCCGCTCGGTCCGGGCGAATATCGAAACAGAAATGAGGGCCTCCGCCATGGCCGGAGGCGGAAACAGCGCACCGGAAAAACTGGACAGTGTCGAACTGCGCTGGGAGAAAAAGCACAGCAAAAATCTGGAAACGGCTCTGACCGGTTTTGTCCACTACAGTCTGGAGCTGCTCGGATGGAATGCCGAGCAGTCGCGCGTAACCCCGGTCGGAAACCAGAGAGAATACGGGATCGAATTCGAAACCGCCTACCGGACTTCGACAACCCAGGTGGTTTTCTCGCACGCCTACACGCAGCTGTATGACTTTGACCTGGCGGAAGGAAGCCGCACATACGTCACCGCTGAACCCTACGGCTACGGGCGGGACCTGGCCGACTGGTCCGACCATGTATCCAAAATCGCCTGGAGACAGAAACTCAGCGAACAGCTGACGGTTGACGCCTCGCTGCGGGTCTATTGGGGGTTCCCGGGGATGAAAGACTACAATGAGTATTACCCGTATGCCTTTGACGGGGGCCGGAGGAGTTTTGAGTATGACGGAACCACCTACCCGGACGGACGGCCGTTTCCGGAACACCGGTTCTTTGAGCCGGGCTGGAAAAAATCCTATCGGGGCAATTACTATCTGAATGCCGGGCTTCAGTATAAGCCCTCCCAAAATCTGACCATCGGAATCCACGGATACAATCTGCTGGGAATTTTCGACAAAAATCTGAACAAACGAAACTATCTGGCCGTGTACGGCGACTACCGAACCCACGCCCCCGCCGCGGCGGTCACGCTCACATACCGATGGTAA